TTGCCGGCCCCGCCTGCCGAGCAGTCGCCGCCCGGGGGCGGGTTCGCCCCGCCCGGCTGAGCCGGTGCGCGGAGGCTGAGCAGCTCCCGGGCGCGGGCCAGGACGCCGTCGAGCATGGCGGGGGTCAGACGCCCCGTGAACGTGTTCTGCTGGCTCACGTGGTAGGAGCCGACAAGCGTCACCCCACCGACGCGCGCCTCGGCGCCGTGCGCGAACCGCGGCTTGGGGCGCACCGGTCCGAGCAGTCGCAGGGCGGCGTCCCAGGCGTAGCCACCGAGGGCGACCGCGACCTCCACGGGCAGGAGCGCGAGCTCGGCGGCGAGGTAGGGCAGGCAACGGTCGCGCTCGTCGGGTGCGGGGCGGTTGGCCGGCGGGGCGCACTTCACCGGGGCGCTGACCCAGCAGTCGGTGAGCGCGAGCCCGTCGTCACGATGCTCCGACGTGGGCTGGTTCGCGAACCCCGCCCGGTGCAGCGCGGCGTAGAGGAAGTCGGCCGAGCGATCCCCCGTGAACACGCGCCCCGTGCGGTTGCCGCCGTGTGCCGCCGGAGCCAGGCCGACGACGACGAGCCGCGCCCGCGGGTCCCCGAACCCGGGCACCGGGCGCGCCCAGTACTCCCAGTCGGCGAAGGCGGCGCGCCTCTCCCGGGCCACCTGCTCGCGCCAGGCGACGAGCCGCGGGCATGCGCGGCAATCGACGACGTCGCGCTCGAGCGCCTCGAGGTCGGCCCACGTCATGGGCGCACCGTACCGCTGCTGCCTGCTCGTCGGGCGCGACTGCCGGCCCGTCACCGACCACGACCACGTCCGCCACGTCCGTTCGCTCAGGTCAGGAACTCGAGGATCGCGGCGGCGATCGCGTCCGGCTGTTCGAGGGCCGCCCAGTGCGCCGCCCCGGGGATGACCCTCACGCGCGACACAGGGATGTCGCGATGGAGCTCCTCGGTCATGCGCAGGGGGGTGGAGCGGTCGTGGTCACCGACGAGCAGCAGCGTCGGCTGGCCGATCTTCTCCCGCTTGATCGACGGCGCCTTGGCCAGTGCCCGGCAGGCCTTCGCGTAGCTCTGCGGGTCGTTGCGCAGGAACACGTCGCGCAGCAGACCGGTGAGCTGGGGCAGCTTCGCGTGCGTCCGCGGGGCGAGCGCGCCGGGCAGCCAATCCTCGACGAGGACGTCCATGCCGTCGGCCTCGACCATCTCGGCGCGTTTCGCGTAGGCGTCCTTGGCGGGCGGCTCGAAGTAGGAGATCCCACCGAGCAGCACGAGGTTGTCGACCGTCTCCGGGTTCGCCACCGCGAGGTGCTGCGCGACGAGCGTGCCCATCGAGTGGCCGACGAGCGTCACCGCCGGGAGCTCCAGCGCGCCGATCAGCGCCTCGACGTCGTTCGACCAGCCCTTGATCGAGTAGGCCCCCTTCGCGTGCTCGCTGCGCCCGTGCCCCCGCAGGTCGACGGCGACGACGTGATGGTGCAGCGCAAGGTTCTCGATCACGCCGTACCACGCATGGAGGCTTCCGCCGAGGGCGTGCAGGAGCACCACCGGCGGTCCTTCGCCCTTGCTCACGTAGTGGTGCTTGACGCCGTTCAGCTCGATGAACATGCCGGCTCCGCAGTCGGGAGAAGAGTGCGGCAATACTACGGGGCCTCCGGGGAACCCGACGAAAGGCGGCGCTTCGTGGCGCGCATCGAGGTGACGACGCATATCGAGGCCGATCCCGCCCGGGTGTGGGAGGTGCTCGTCGACTGGGAGGGACAGTCCCGCTGGATGCGCGACGCGCGCAGCGTGACCGTGCTCTCGCCCAATCGGGAGGGCACCGACGTGGTCGTGCGCTGCCGGACCGACATCATCGGAGGGCTGGTCGTGACCGACGACATGGTCACCACCGAGTGGGACGAACCGCGGGTCATCGGCATCCGCCACCTCGGGTGGCTCATCCGCGGCGTCGGCGCGTTCGAGCTCGCACCGACGAGGCACGGAACGCTCTTCACCTGGTGGGAGGAGATCGACCCGCCCCTCGGTCCGCTGGGCGAAGCCGTCACGACGCTCGCCGTCGTGCCGCGGGTCCGGCGGGTGTTCCGCGGCAGCCTCGCCGCGTTGAAGCGCGTCTGCGAGTCGACGAGCGTCCGCCCGTAGCGGTCAGGTCAGCTCCGGGCTCCTCGCCACGCCACCTGCCGGCCGTGGAGCACCTCCACCAGCGTGTCGGGGCGGTCGCTCATGATCCCGTCGACGCCGAGGTCGAGCAGCCAGGCCATCTCGTCGGGGTCGTCGACGGTCCAGACGTGCACGGCCAGCCCGCTCGCGCGGGCGTCCTGGACGAACGCACGACTGACGACCTCGATGCCCTGGTAGGTGACGGGCACCTGCAGCGCCACGGGCGCCCGCGTGCCCGGCGCGACGTCGGGGAGGTCGCGCGACGACCAGAAGCCGGCGATCTCCCCGGCGCTCGTGGCGGTCGGCACATCCGGCGCCACCGCCCGGAACTCGTGGAGGTAGGTGTCCTCGAAGGCCGACACGATGACGTCGTCGTCGCGGCCGTGCTCGGCGAGCAGCGCCGCGACGCCGGCCGCCAGCGACGGCTCGTCGGGCGGCCCCTGCTTGAGCTCCATCGTGAGCAGCGTGTCGCCGAACTCGGCGAGCACCGCGCGCAGGGTCGGGATGCGCAGGTCGTCGCTGCCCTCGCCACGCAGCGGGTAGGGGCCGTCCGGTGCGCGCTCCTCCGCGCCGTGGTCCGGGACGAACCGGTAGGCCGCGTCGAGGCGGCGGACCTCTGCGAGCGTGTGCGCGGCGAGCGGTCCGGAGCCGTCCGTGGTGCGGTCCAGCGTCGCGTCGTGGCACACGACGACCTCGCCGTCGGCGGTGGCGCGCAGGTCCATCTCCAGCGCGGGCGCCCCCGCCGCGACCGCGCCCCGGAAAGCCCGGAGGGTGTTCTCAGGCCACAGCCGGGCGCTGCCGCGGTGCCCGAACGCGAGCACGCGCCACTCGAGCCACGGGTTGTCTGAGGGCATACCCGCCCAAGCTAGACGCTTGCCCGCGAACAGCCCGCTGCCGGCGCTGTCAGCGACCGGCCTCCCCGAGGTCGTCCGACTCGATGCGCTGCTCGTGGACCTCCGTGCGCCCGTTGCGTTGCACGATCCGCTGGCGGCTCGACACCCGGCTCACCGAGCGTCCGGGCTCGTTGACGTTGGCGGCAACCACCGCGTTGACGGCCCCGGCGATCCGGGCGCCTTCGCGCTCGACGTCGATGGGCTTGTTGATGACCTTGCGGATCCTCATGGCCGTCCCTTCGCTGCACCGGTGATAGGGGCCGCGGGAGGTGGCAGACCACCCCCCGCGGCGACGCGTCACGTGCTCTGGTCGATGGTGACGTCCTGCTCGGCGTTGGCGTAGGCCACCGAGTTGTCCGACAGGATGTTGGCCGCGACGGCGGCGTTGACGGGCGCTGCGACGTTCGCGTTGATCAGCGACATCGCCTCGCGGTCGGGCAGCGCCTCCGCGCTCTGGGCCTCCAGCTCGTCGGCGGTCAGCTCGAGCTTCGTGTCATCGGTCATGGTGGTGCGCTCCTCCATCTCGCTCGGCAGCAGGTCAGGTGCTCTGGTCGATGTCGCTGTACTGGCTGGCGTCGGCGTAGGCGATCGCGTCGTCGCTGAGCACGTTGGCCGCGATCGCCGCGTTGATCGGGATCGCGACGTTGGCGTTGACGAGCGACATGGCCTCGCGGTCGGGCAGCGCCTCCGCGCTCTGGGCGTCCAGCTCGTCGGCGGACAGCTCCGGGTTGGCATCCTCGTTGGTCACAGCAATCACTCCTGGTCCATGGTAGGGGCCGTCACCCGTCGGGCCGGTCACGTGCTCTGGGTGATGTGGGCGGTCTGCTCGGCGTTGGCGTAGGCCACCGAGTCGTCGCTCAGGACGTTCAGCGCGACCGCGGCGTTGATCGGTGCCGCCACGTTGGCGTCGATCAGGGACATGGCCTCGCGGTCGGGCAGCTGCTCGCCGCCTTCGGCGTCCAGCTCCTCGGGGCTGAGACCCACTTGCTGTTCGGTCATCCGACGTCACTCCTTGGCGGGATCGTCTTTTGCGAACGCTGGCTTCGTACCCCGCACGACCTGCCTCACACCGAAAATCGGCGGCGCTCGACCGGTGGCCTTGCGCAAACGTGGCCGGGCGGCCAGCCCCGGTCGCGGCTTTGACGGCATGAGCGTCACGGCGGTTCCGGCGGGGTACATGCTCCTGGTCAGTCGCCGTCCCATGGAGGTCCCGAAGGTGCCTGGACTTGTCGCCCGGTTCGTCGTCGTGTGGCTCGCCGCGGTGCTGGCGGTGGCAGGCTTCCTGCCCCTCCCGGCGCTGGCGGGAGGCGCCAAGCATGTGGTGCAAGCGCTCAACAGCGACCCGTCGGTGGCGCTGGCGCGCTCCGGCGTGGTGGTCGTCCCGGTCGCCTCCGACCCCGCGGCCCCGGAGAACCTCGCCTACGCCAAGGGCAGCGACTGCACCGGTTGCCGCACCGTGGCGGTCGCGTTCCAGTCCGCCTTCGTCACGCGCGACGCCCGGGAGATCCGTCCGACGAACACGGCGATCGCCGTCAACGAGCGCTGTGACCGCTGCGCGACGTTCGCGTCCGCCTACCAGTACGTCGCGACCACCCGCGGCCCGGTGTACCTCAGCGCCCAGGGCCAGCGCGACGTCGCGGAGATCCGCGGGCAAGCCGCGGCACTGGCCGCGTCCGACCTCGACTTCGCGGTGCTTCGTGCCGAGCTCGGCGAGCTCGCCGAGCGGTTCCGTCAGGTCATGGACGAGGAGCTGCGCCGCGCCGGCGAGCTGGGCAAGGGCGAGCTGACCGAACAGGTGCGGGCAACCGCGTCGTAGGGCCACACCGGTTTCCGCGGCTTCGTGCGCCGTCACCCGCCGGCGCCTCCGCGCCTCGACGTAGCGCGGCAGCGCCGGCAGCGGTCAGTGGCTTGTTCACGCGCCTGCGGAGCTTCATGCTCGTTCCCCCTCCTCCGCGTGGCGCTTGAACCGGTCGAGGTACATGCCGATACGCTGGGCGACCCACGTCGCGTCCAGTCCCTCCTGCGCGAGGGCGGTCGGGTTGTAGCGCAGCTCCAGCGTCACCTCCGTCGTGGCCTCGTCCACGGCGTCGAAGTGGATCATGCCCTTGTCGGCGTCCGGGGCGCCGGGAACCTGGTCGGCCGCGACCTCGGCCCGTGCGCCGGCCTCGCCGGCCGGCCGCGCCGCCTCCCCGGTGAACCGTTCCCACCGTCGTCGCGTCTCCTGGACGGGCAGGGCGATGCGGGTCGTGCTCTGTGCCGTCTCCATGGCGCGCTCTCCGGTCAGCATCTCATGGCGCTCGCGCGCGACCGTCTCCCCCGGCACAGACGAGAAGCGCCTCCGCCTGGCGGCTCCTGCGGTTCACGTCTCAGGGTCGGCGCGGGAAGGCCAGCCGCCGTTCGTGCGCGGCGGCCGGCTCCGCGTGTGCCGGTCGCCTACGTGCTCTGGTCGATGGTGACGTCCTGCTCGGCGTTCGCGTACGCCAGCGAGTCGTCGCTCAGCACGTTGGCCGCCACGGCGGCGTTGACCGGAGCGGCGACGTTCGCGTCGATCAGCGACATCGCCTCGCGGTCCGGCAGGGCCTCGCCGGCCTGGGCGTCAAGCTCGTCAGCGGTCAGCTCAGGTTGCGTCTTGTGGTCCGTCATCGTCATCACTCCTCGGTCGTCAGCGCGGGTCATCAGGTGCCTGTGAGCGGTGCGTCCTTCCCTCCACGCTCCCCCCCGTCGACCCGGACCATGCGGGAAAGCGGCCGCATGTTCGGGGCGGCGGCACGGAAGGTGGCCGGATGACCGGGGTGGCATGGTTGCCCGGTCGGGGGCCCTGGTCGGGCGGCCGGGGTTGGAGGCGGCGTGGGCGGGAAACAACTCTGGACCCGCCCCGAGATTATGGAGACGACGCCCGTTGTCCGGTTCAGCCCGTACCTTCGAGCCCAGCCCGGCGCTGGTGGCGACGCTGGGCCTGGCCGCCGCCGTGGTCGCCGTCGCGGCAGTGGCGCTCGCCACGCCGGCGGCGTCCGCCGGGCCGGCGGGCAGGGGGCAGCTCAGCGGTGTGCTCGGCGGCGACGGCGAGCTCGAGGGCGGCTGTGCCTGGTTGGACGCTTCCCGAGGCCGCTACGAGGTCTTGTGGCCCCCCGGCTACACGGTGGCGTACGAGCCCGTCCGGCTCATCGGCCCGGACGGCACGGTCGTCGCTCGCGACGGCGAGCAGGTGACGGTCCGGGGCCGGGAGGCCCCGGAGGCCGTCACGCTCTGCCAGGTGGGCCCCGTGTGGGACGCCGATGCGGTGCTGCCATGACACCCTCGGTCGGCGACGTGTCGGGTCCGTCGTGACCTCCCGGTGCCGGCAGCCGCACGGTTGAGCGCGTCACGGACGGGGATCCTGCTCTGCGCGACCGGGCGTAACGCCACGGGATCGCAGCTCACGACGGAGCGCAGACACGCCGACCGGCGGCTCGTTGGCCGACCGCGACGCCGGCCGGGACGCCGCGACCGACCGGAGCGCCTGAGCGCACTCTCGGAGCCGGTAAGCGGGGGGCCCTCGCAAGGGCGCCCCCGCGGCGGTTGTGCGGGGAGAGGCTGATGGCAGACACGACGGCGGTGCCGGCGGGGCCACGTGAGCTCGCCGACGGTGTCGAGCTGATCGGGGAGTTCCAGGACTCGGGCTACGAGGAGCCGCCGTACCTCGCGCGCCGCGCCGACGGCCAGGTCGTCCAGCTGACCGAGCTGCTGTACCTCGTGGCGAGCGGCCTGGCCGAGAGCGGCAGCTACGAGGAGATCGCGGAGCGGGTGGGCGATGCGTACGGGCGGGCGGTCAGTGCGGACAACGTGCGCCAGCTGGAGGCCAAGCTCGAGCCCCTCGGGTTGCTGAAGAACCCCGACGGCTCAGAACCGCAGGTCCGCAAGCACGAGGGTATCCTTCAGCTGAACATGCGCACCGGCGTGGTGCCGGCGCGCGCTGTGCGGGCCATCACGACGCTCTTCCGCCCCCTGTTCCTGCCACCGGTCGTCCTGGCCGTCCTCGTCGCGTTCGTCGGCTTCGACATCTGGTTCTTCTTCGTGCACGGGGTTGGGGAGAGCCTCCGCGAGACGCTGTACTCCCCGGCGGTCATGCTGCTGGTCCTGGGGATGGTCGTCGTCTCGGCGGCGTTCCACGAAAGCGGGCATGCGACGGGGTGCCGCTACGGGGGAGCGGATCCCGGGGTGATGGGCGCCGGCATCTACCTCGTGTGGCCGGTGTTCTACACCAACGTCACCGACTCCTACCGGCTCAGCAAGGCCGGCAGGCTGCGCGTGGATCTCGGCGGCGTCTACTTCAACGTGGTGTTCCTGCTCGCCACCGCAGGGGTCTACTTCCTCACCCGGTTCGAGCCGCTGCTGCTGGTGATCCTCGTCCAGCACTTCGAGATGCTGCGCCAGTTCCTGCCGTTCGTGCGGCTCGACGGCTACTACGTCGTGAGCGACCTCACGGGCGTGCCGGACCTGTTCGCCCGCATGAAGCCGATCCTGGTGAGCATGCTGCCCGGCCAGACGCCCGACGCCCGGGTGACGCAGCTCAAGCCCTGGGTGCGCCGGGCCGTCACCGCCTGGGTCCTTGCGGTCATACCGATCCTGCTGTTCAACGTCACGGTCATCCTCGTCAACCTTCCCCGCATCCTCGCCACCACGTGGGATTCGCTGCTCCTGCAGTGGGACGAGCTGACGAGCGCCATGGCCGCCGGACAGGCGGTGTCCGCCACCGCCGCCGGTTTCCAGGCGCTGCTGCTCGTGCTGCCCGTCACCGGCATCGCGTACATGCTCGCGCGGGTGGGGCGCAAGCTCCTGCAGCGCACGTGGACGGGCGTCCGTGACCGCCCGGCGGCGCGCTGGTCGTTCGCCGCCGCCTGTGCGGCGGTTGCCGCCCTGTCGGCCTTCGTCTTGTGGCCGAACGACGACTACAGGCCCCTCCAGGAGGGTGAGCGGTACCGCATCCAGGACGTCGCCGCCACCGTGCGCCACATCCCCACCGGTCGCCCGGCGCTCACCGTCGAGCGGGAGGCGGAGCTGGGCGGGGCGCCGTTCGTCCGCCAGGCCGGGTCGCCGGCCGTCGAGGAGGACACGCGGGAAGGCGACCCTGTCGAGATCCCCGACGAGGCCCCCGACGAGGCCCCCGACGAACCCGCCGAAGGCACCCCCTCCCCGAGCCCGACACCGAGCCCGTCACCGAGTCCCTCGCCACGCCCGTCACCCACGCCG
This DNA window, taken from Egibacteraceae bacterium, encodes the following:
- a CDS encoding alpha/beta fold hydrolase, which encodes MFIELNGVKHHYVSKGEGPPVVLLHALGGSLHAWYGVIENLALHHHVVAVDLRGHGRSEHAKGAYSIKGWSNDVEALIGALELPAVTLVGHSMGTLVAQHLAVANPETVDNLVLLGGISYFEPPAKDAYAKRAEMVEADGMDVLVEDWLPGALAPRTHAKLPQLTGLLRDVFLRNDPQSYAKACRALAKAPSIKREKIGQPTLLLVGDHDRSTPLRMTEELHRDIPVSRVRVIPGAAHWAALEQPDAIAAAILEFLT
- a CDS encoding SRPBCC family protein — protein: MARIEVTTHIEADPARVWEVLVDWEGQSRWMRDARSVTVLSPNREGTDVVVRCRTDIIGGLVVTDDMVTTEWDEPRVIGIRHLGWLIRGVGAFELAPTRHGTLFTWWEEIDPPLGPLGEAVTTLAVVPRVRRVFRGSLAALKRVCESTSVRP
- a CDS encoding glycerophosphodiester phosphodiesterase, translating into MPSDNPWLEWRVLAFGHRGSARLWPENTLRAFRGAVAAGAPALEMDLRATADGEVVVCHDATLDRTTDGSGPLAAHTLAEVRRLDAAYRFVPDHGAEERAPDGPYPLRGEGSDDLRIPTLRAVLAEFGDTLLTMELKQGPPDEPSLAAGVAALLAEHGRDDDVIVSAFEDTYLHEFRAVAPDVPTATSAGEIAGFWSSRDLPDVAPGTRAPVALQVPVTYQGIEVVSRAFVQDARASGLAVHVWTVDDPDEMAWLLDLGVDGIMSDRPDTLVEVLHGRQVAWRGARS